In the Clostridium beijerinckii genome, one interval contains:
- a CDS encoding DUF5050 domain-containing protein yields MPKDILESKSVTDFANYSADNMTLINQMIYFSNGSDNNALSSFNISDKTYTKLNDDSVNNLIASNSELFYINKNNENRIYKYNTSTSEHSLVCPDSVGSFIINGDFIVYQNLSDNSKLYSIKTDGSNRQKLTDYTANSFIVFDGQLLFFNSSDNNNLYSLDPSTLSCKRISIMNGFQLKIIDKSIYFINGSDSNNLYSLSVDLKNSTATSKPEISEGINEYYLTTSGIFYSPSINVNNIYFKDFSSKS; encoded by the coding sequence TTGCCTAAAGATATTCTCGAAAGTAAGAGCGTTACTGATTTTGCAAATTATTCTGCTGATAATATGACCTTAATTAATCAAATGATTTATTTTTCAAATGGTTCAGATAATAATGCTTTATCTTCATTTAACATTTCTGATAAAACTTACACAAAGTTGAATGACGATTCAGTAAATAATTTAATAGCTTCTAATTCAGAATTATTCTACATAAATAAAAATAACGAAAATAGGATTTACAAATATAATACATCAACATCAGAACACTCATTGGTATGTCCTGATAGTGTAGGCTCTTTTATAATTAATGGAGATTTTATTGTGTATCAAAACTTAAGTGATAACTCAAAATTATATTCAATAAAAACGGATGGTAGTAATAGACAAAAGCTTACCGATTACACAGCTAATAGCTTTATAGTTTTTGATGGGCAGTTACTTTTTTTCAATTCTTCTGATAACAACAATCTATACTCACTAGACCCATCTACATTAAGCTGCAAGAGAATTTCCATAATGAATGGATTTCAGTTAAAAATTATAGATAAATCCATATATTTTATTAACGGCAGTGACTCAAATAACTTATACTCACTATCAGTAGACTTAAAAAATTCAACCGCTACCTCTAAACCAGAGATATCAGAGGGTATAAATGAATATTATTTGACTACCTCAGGTATATTCTATAGCCCAAGTATAAATGTGAATAATATATACTTCAAAGATTTTTCTTCTAAAAGTTAA
- a CDS encoding glycine--tRNA ligase gives MAVEKTMDKIVALCKNRGFVFPGSDIYGGLANSWDYGPLGVEFKNNVKKAWWKKFVQESPYNVGLDSAILMNREVWVASGHVGGFSDPLMDCKECKARFRADKLVEDHMTENGAEVATADGWTNEQLKEYIERNNIVCPKCGKMNYTDIRKFNLMFKTFQGVTEDAKSEMYLRPETAQGIFVNFKAVQRTSRKKVPFGIAQIGKSFRNEITPGNFTFRTREFEQMELEFFCKPGTDLEWHKYWKDYCWNFLLNLNVKAENLRMRDHGEEELSFYSNATSDIEYLFPFGWGELWGIADRTDYDLSKHQEHSGQDLSYLDQTTNEKYVPYVIEPSLGADRVALAFLIEAYDEEELEGGDVRTVMHLHPALAPFKAAILPLSKKLSEKSLDIYAELSKKFNLDFDETGSIGKRYRRQDEIGTPYCITIDFDTLEDESVTIRNRDTMEQERIKISEIENYIQASLEF, from the coding sequence ATGGCAGTAGAAAAAACAATGGATAAGATTGTGGCTCTTTGTAAAAATAGAGGATTTGTATTTCCAGGCTCAGATATATACGGTGGTCTAGCTAATTCGTGGGATTACGGTCCTTTAGGGGTAGAATTCAAAAATAATGTAAAAAAAGCATGGTGGAAAAAATTTGTTCAAGAAAGTCCGTATAATGTTGGATTAGATTCTGCTATTTTAATGAATAGAGAAGTTTGGGTTGCATCAGGGCATGTTGGAGGTTTTTCAGACCCATTAATGGATTGTAAGGAATGTAAGGCAAGATTTAGAGCTGATAAATTAGTTGAAGATCATATGACAGAAAATGGAGCAGAAGTAGCGACAGCTGATGGATGGACTAACGAACAATTGAAAGAATATATTGAAAGAAATAACATAGTTTGTCCCAAATGTGGAAAGATGAACTACACAGATATAAGAAAGTTTAATCTTATGTTTAAAACATTTCAGGGTGTTACTGAAGATGCTAAATCAGAAATGTATTTAAGACCAGAAACAGCACAAGGTATTTTTGTTAATTTTAAAGCAGTGCAAAGAACATCAAGAAAAAAAGTACCATTTGGTATAGCCCAAATAGGTAAATCTTTTAGAAATGAAATTACACCCGGTAATTTTACTTTCAGAACAAGAGAATTTGAACAAATGGAATTAGAATTCTTCTGTAAGCCTGGAACTGATTTAGAGTGGCACAAATATTGGAAGGACTATTGTTGGAACTTCTTGCTAAATTTGAATGTTAAGGCAGAAAATTTAAGAATGAGAGATCATGGAGAAGAAGAGTTATCTTTCTACTCGAATGCAACTTCTGATATAGAATATTTATTCCCATTTGGTTGGGGAGAACTTTGGGGAATAGCAGATAGAACTGATTATGATTTATCTAAACATCAAGAACATTCTGGCCAGGATTTAAGCTATTTAGATCAAACAACTAATGAGAAATATGTTCCATATGTTATAGAGCCGTCGTTAGGTGCGGATAGAGTTGCTTTAGCATTTTTAATTGAAGCATATGATGAAGAAGAGTTAGAAGGTGGAGATGTTAGAACTGTAATGCATTTACACCCAGCATTAGCTCCGTTTAAAGCAGCAATATTGCCTCTTTCTAAAAAGCTATCAGAAAAATCTTTAGATATTTATGCGGAGTTAAGTAAGAAATTCAATCTTGATTTCGATGAAACAGGAAGTATAGGTAAGAGATACAGAAGACAAGATGAAATTGGAACTCCTTATTGTATAACAATAGATTTCGATACATTAGAAGATGAGTCAGTAACAATTAGAAATAGAGATACTATGGAACAAGAAAGAATTAAAATAAGTGAAATAGAAAATTATATCCAAGCAAGTTTGGAATTTTAG
- the lysS gene encoding lysine--tRNA ligase, with translation MSTEEMSMQELESQYNEQEGLRRAKLAELQGAGKDPFDVYKVNRTHTSEEVKANYDALEGKEVTVAGRLMSKRGQGKVVFSDIHDKDGKIQLFLKIDKVGEENLKQYKTFDLGDWIAATGEVFTTKTGEVSVNVNTFELTCKSLKPLPEKWHGLKDPDLRYRQREVDIITNTEVKDTFIKRSKIISAIREFLDAKSFIEVETPILGAIAGGAAAKPFITHHNTLDMDMYLRIATELYLKRLIVAGFEKVYEIGRNFRNEGMSVRHNPEFTAIELYEAYSDYNDMMEITENMVAYICEKVNGTTKVAYQGTEIDFKPPWRRITMVDAVKEYAGVDFNEIKSDDEAQTIAKEKHLEFAKPLNTVTKGEVLNALYEEFGEANMIQPTFVTDYPVEISPLTKKKRGNPEFTERFEGFVFGRELCNAYSELNDPIVQRQRFEQQAKERELGDDEAYMLDEQFMSALETGMPPTGGMGMGIDRLIMFLTDSASIRDVILFPTMRPQK, from the coding sequence ATGTCAACAGAAGAAATGAGCATGCAAGAGTTAGAGTCTCAGTATAATGAACAGGAAGGATTGAGAAGAGCTAAACTAGCAGAGCTACAAGGTGCTGGAAAGGATCCTTTTGATGTTTATAAAGTCAACAGAACTCATACATCAGAGGAAGTTAAGGCAAATTATGATGCACTAGAAGGTAAGGAAGTAACCGTTGCAGGAAGACTAATGTCTAAAAGAGGGCAGGGAAAAGTTGTTTTCTCAGATATACATGATAAGGATGGTAAGATACAACTATTCTTAAAGATTGATAAGGTTGGGGAAGAAAATTTAAAGCAATATAAAACTTTTGATTTAGGTGATTGGATTGCAGCAACTGGAGAAGTATTTACAACTAAAACAGGTGAAGTATCAGTAAATGTAAATACTTTTGAGTTGACTTGTAAATCTTTAAAGCCACTTCCAGAAAAATGGCATGGGTTAAAGGATCCAGATTTAAGATATAGACAAAGAGAAGTTGATATAATTACAAATACAGAAGTTAAGGATACTTTTATTAAAAGAAGTAAAATCATTTCAGCTATAAGAGAATTCCTAGATGCTAAAAGCTTTATAGAAGTAGAAACTCCAATTCTTGGAGCAATAGCTGGTGGAGCAGCAGCAAAACCTTTCATTACTCATCACAATACTTTAGATATGGATATGTATTTAAGAATAGCTACAGAGTTATATCTTAAGAGATTAATAGTTGCTGGTTTTGAAAAGGTATATGAAATAGGAAGAAATTTTAGAAATGAAGGTATGTCAGTAAGACATAATCCTGAATTTACAGCTATAGAATTATACGAAGCATATTCTGATTATAATGACATGATGGAAATTACAGAAAATATGGTTGCATATATTTGTGAAAAAGTAAATGGAACTACTAAGGTTGCTTATCAAGGTACAGAAATAGACTTTAAGCCACCATGGAGAAGAATCACTATGGTTGATGCTGTAAAAGAATATGCTGGAGTAGATTTCAATGAAATAAAATCTGACGATGAAGCTCAAACTATAGCAAAGGAAAAACACTTAGAATTTGCTAAACCATTAAATACAGTAACAAAAGGTGAAGTTTTAAATGCTTTATATGAAGAGTTTGGTGAAGCAAATATGATTCAACCTACATTTGTTACGGATTATCCAGTTGAAATTTCACCTCTTACAAAGAAGAAGAGAGGAAATCCTGAATTCACTGAAAGATTTGAAGGCTTTGTATTTGGTAGAGAACTTTGTAATGCATACTCAGAATTAAACGATCCTATAGTTCAAAGACAAAGATTCGAACAACAAGCTAAAGAGAGAGAACTTGGAGATGACGAGGCATATATGCTAGATGAACAATTTATGAGTGCTCTTGAAACAGGTATGCCACCAACAGGTGGAATGGGAATGGGAATAGATAGACTTATAATGTTCTTAACTGATTCAGCTTCAATCAGAGATGTTATATTATTCCCTACAATGAGACCGCAGAAATAA
- the murD gene encoding UDP-N-acetylmuramoyl-L-alanine--D-glutamate ligase produces the protein MKKDFNEFKEFIVGKKVGVVGIGVSNIPLINFLIDLGAAVTAFDKKSLEELGDVAEGFNKRGVKLELGEKYLDNLKGFDVIFKTPSMRIDSEALVRVRKEGAYVTSEMEEFVRYTRGKVYGITGSDGKTTTTTIISKLLEGQGYKTWVGGNIGTPLFSEIENIHDEDKVVLELSSFQLMTMTQEIDVAVCTNLSPNHLDMHKSMKEYIDAKKNIFIYQNSNGLLVVNRENEITHGFIKEAKGNVKEFSSKRELIDGAYYKNGILYLEDKEVCKKDDIVIKGMHNVENYLAAFLATKDDVSVEVMKKVAETFAGVEHRCELVREIDRVKYYNDSIASSPTRTLAGLRAFDEKVIVIAGGYDKNIPFEPLAYEGYPYIKELILMGATKHKIKDVFDNLENEKGIKININMVESLEEAVRLAESIANPGDIVTLSPACASFDMYPNFMIRGNKFKEIVKSL, from the coding sequence ATGAAGAAAGATTTTAATGAGTTTAAGGAATTTATAGTGGGTAAGAAAGTTGGAGTTGTTGGAATTGGAGTAAGCAATATTCCGTTAATCAATTTTTTAATAGATTTAGGTGCTGCTGTAACGGCTTTTGATAAAAAGAGTTTAGAAGAACTTGGAGACGTTGCAGAAGGATTTAATAAAAGGGGAGTTAAGCTGGAGCTTGGAGAAAAATATCTAGATAACTTAAAAGGGTTTGATGTGATATTTAAAACACCATCAATGAGGATTGATAGTGAAGCATTAGTAAGGGTTAGAAAAGAAGGAGCATATGTTACTTCTGAGATGGAAGAGTTTGTTAGGTATACAAGAGGAAAAGTCTATGGAATAACCGGTAGCGATGGAAAGACAACAACAACAACAATTATTTCTAAGTTACTAGAAGGTCAAGGGTATAAAACATGGGTCGGAGGAAATATAGGAACTCCATTATTTTCAGAAATAGAAAACATACATGATGAAGATAAAGTTGTATTAGAGTTATCTAGCTTTCAACTTATGACAATGACTCAAGAAATAGATGTTGCAGTATGTACAAATTTATCCCCAAATCACTTAGACATGCATAAAAGTATGAAAGAGTATATAGATGCGAAAAAGAATATCTTTATATATCAAAATTCAAATGGACTTTTAGTAGTGAATAGAGAAAACGAAATTACCCATGGATTTATAAAAGAAGCGAAAGGAAATGTGAAAGAGTTCAGTTCAAAAAGAGAACTGATAGATGGGGCATACTATAAAAATGGGATACTCTATCTTGAAGACAAGGAAGTTTGCAAAAAAGACGATATCGTAATTAAGGGGATGCATAATGTTGAAAATTATCTTGCAGCATTTTTAGCAACAAAAGACGATGTCTCTGTGGAGGTAATGAAAAAAGTTGCTGAAACATTTGCTGGCGTTGAACATAGGTGTGAACTTGTAAGAGAGATAGACAGAGTTAAATATTATAATGATTCTATTGCTTCAAGTCCTACAAGAACTTTAGCGGGGCTTAGAGCATTTGATGAAAAAGTAATAGTTATTGCAGGAGGGTATGATAAGAATATACCTTTTGAACCTTTAGCATATGAGGGGTACCCATATATAAAAGAATTGATCCTTATGGGAGCGACAAAGCACAAGATCAAAGATGTTTTTGATAATTTAGAAAATGAAAAAGGAATTAAAATTAATATAAATATGGTTGAGTCTTTGGAAGAGGCAGTAAGACTTGCTGAAAGCATAGCGAATCCAGGCGATATTGTCACTCTATCACCTGCTTGTGCATCATTTGATATGTATCCTAATTTTATGATAAGAGGTAATAAGTTTAAAGAGATAGTGAAGTCTTTATAA